A single Oryza brachyantha chromosome 8, ObraRS2, whole genome shotgun sequence DNA region contains:
- the LOC102712003 gene encoding transmembrane 9 superfamily member 11, with amino-acid sequence MATPLASRPTSAILSTLLFAFLLRSGHTPAAAFYLPGSYPHRYRPGEALAAKVNSLTSPSSKLPFPYYSLPFCAPQDGVNRAAESLGELLLGDRIETSPYRFSMLKNATAFLCRSDPLPPATADLIMSRIDDAYHVNLLLDTLPVVRHVKNLAAPGVLVRSTGFPVGVRADDGEYYVYNHLKLTVLVNKPRNGTTRADALMATADSVELISFAGGSKDGGGYTVVGFEVVPCSVEHDAAAIKGKKMYDELPARAAAGCDPSVVGMRVRANRPLVFSYEVAFVESGVEWPSRWDAYLEMGGAKVHWFSILNSIVVVAFLAAILLVILLRTVRRDLAQYEELGGEAGAVQADELAGWKLIAGDVFREPSHPVLLCVLVGDGVRILAMSVATILFAALGFMSPASRGALVTGMLGIYLLLGFAAGYTAVRLWKTVRHGDSAGWKRVAWRTSCAFPGVGFAVFTALNCVLWYNGSTGAVPFLLFAVILLLWAFVSVPLTLAGGLVGSRVRHVEYPVKTNKISRQVPAAQCSPWVFVAVAGTLPFGTLFIELFFIMSSLWLGRVYYVFGFLLVVMALLVAVCGEVSVVLTYMGLCVEDWRWWWRSFFASGSVAAYILGYAVYYLVFDLHSLSGPVSATLYVGYSLLMALAVMLATGAVGLAASFSFVYYLFSAVKLD; translated from the coding sequence ATGGCAACGCCCCTGGCTTCCCGCCCGACGTCCGCCATCCTCTCCACCCTCCTCTTCGCCTTCCTGCTCCGTTCCGGCCACACTCCGGCCGCTGCGTTCTACCTCCCGGGCAGCTACCCGCACCGGTACCGCCCCGGCGAGGCCCTGGCCGCCAAGGTGAACTCCctcacctcgccgtcgtccaaGCTCCCCTTCCCTTACTATTCCCTCCCCTTCTGCGCCCCGCAAGACGGCGTCAACCGCGCCGCCGAGAGCCTcggcgagctcctcctcggcgaccGCATCGAGACCTCGCCCTACCGCTTCTCCATGCTCAAGAACGCCACCGCCTTCCTCTGCCGCTCCGACCCGCTGCCACCGGCTACCGCCGACCTCATCATGTCTCGCATCGACGACGCCTACCACGTCAACCTCCTCCTCGACACGCTCCCCGTCGTCAGGCACGTGAAGAACCTGGCCGCGCCCGGCGTGCTCGTCCGGTCCACCGGATTCCCCGTCGGCGTgcgcgccgacgacggcgagtaCTACGTCTACAACCACCTCAAGCTCACCGTGCTGGTCAACAAGCCGCGGAACGGCACCACCAGGGCGGACGCGCTGATGGCGACCGCCGACTCAGTCGAGCTGATCAGCTTCGCCGGCGGGAGCAAAGACGGCGGCGGGTACACCGTCGTCGGGTTCGAGGTCGTGCCGTGCAGCGTGGagcacgacgcggcggcgatcaAGGGCAAGAAGATGTACGACGAGctgccggcgagggcggccgCCGGGTGCGACCCGTCGGTGGTCGGCATGCGCGTGCGCGCCAACCGGCCGCTCGTCTTCTCCTACGAGGTGGCGTTCGTCGAGAGCGGCGTCGAGTGGCCGTCACGGTGGGACGCCTACCTCGAGATGGGCGGCGCCAAGGTGCACTGGTTCTCCATCCTGAACTCCATCGTCGTGGTGGCTTTCCTCGCCGCCATCCTGCTCGTCATCCTGCTACGCACGGTGCGGCGAGACCTCGCTCAGTACGAGGAGCTCGGTGGCGAGGCTGGGGCGGTGCAGGCTGACGAGCTCGCCGGATGGAAGCTCATCGCCGGGGACGTGTTCCGGGAGCCCAGCCACCCGGTGCTCCTGTGCGTACTGGTCGGCGACGGGGTGCGCATCCTGGCCATGTCCGTCGCCACCATCCTCTTCGCGGCGCTCGGTTTCATGTCGCCGGCGTCCCGTGGCGCGCTCGTCACGGGCATGCTCGGCATCTACCTCCTCCTCGGCTTCGCCGCCGGGTACACCGCCGTGCGCCTCTGGAAGACCGTGCGCCACGGCGACAGCGCCGGGTGGAAGCGCGTGGCGTGGCGCACGTCGTGCGCCTTCCCCGGCGTGGGCTTCGCCGTCTTCACCGCGCTCAACTGCGTGCTCTGGTACAACGGCAGCACGGGCGCCGTGCCGTTCTTGCTCTTCGccgtcatcctcctcctctgggCCTTCGTCTCCGTGCCGCTCACGCTCGCCGGCGGGCTCGTCGGCTCCCGCGTCCGGCACGTGGAGTACCCCGTCAAAACCAACAAGATCTCGAGGCAGGTGCCGGCGGCGCAGTGCTCGCCGTGGGTGTTCGTGGCGGTGGCCGGGACGCTGCCGTTCGGGACGCTCTTCATCGAGCTCTTCTTCATAATGTCGAGCCTGTGGCTGGGGCGGGTGTACTACGTGTTCGGGTTCCTGCTGGTGGTGATGGcgctgctcgtcgccgtctGCGGCGAGGTGTCGGTGGTGCTCACCTACATGGGGCTCTGCGTGGAGGactggcggtggtggtggcgctccTTCTTCGCCTCCGGCTCCGTCGCGGCCTACATCCTCGGCTACGCCGTCTACTACCTCGTCTTCGACCTCCACAGCCTCAGCGGGCCGGTCTCCGCCACGCTCTACGTCGGGTACTCGCTGCTCATGGCGCTCGCCGTCATGCtcgccaccggcgccgtcggcctcgccgcctccttctccttcgTCTACTACCTCTTCTCCGCCGTCAAGCTCGACTGA